One Neovison vison isolate M4711 chromosome 2, ASM_NN_V1, whole genome shotgun sequence genomic window carries:
- the LOC122899298 gene encoding translation initiation factor IF-2-like: MVRPEQLPGRRRRWCSRRLSQLDRRGLARPRAAREARSRPRAGAGGGRRAGAGGRWGGLSPNHQPPRVPGLADAASAAPRPAARRRAGGALGTPRALAPSAASAPWSEPCARGPGMGGEARGSPTETAAAAASPARSPAPPPVGGPCARLSGQRARWVPACGCSAAPGSASDSRSPAPGSRLPPARSSPEKARSFVLPQNCQPGSTPWHTDWGQR; the protein is encoded by the exons ATGGTGCGGCCGGAGCAGCtcccggggcggcggcggcggtggtgcTCTCGGCGGCTCTCGCAGCTCGACCGGCGCGGGCTCGCCAGACCCCGGGCGGCGAGGGAGGCGCGCTCCAGGccgcgggcgggggcgggaggcgggcgccgggcgggggcgggcgggcgcTGGGGAGGGCTCAGCCCAAACCACCAGCCGCCGCGGGTCCCGGGGCTCGCGGACGCCGCGTCCGCCGCTCCCCGCCCCGCGGCCCGGCGCCGAGCTGGGGGCGCCCTGGGGACTCCCCGCGCCCTGGCGCCGAGCGCCGCCTCCGCGCCCTGGTCCGAGCCGTGCGCCCGCGGCCCCGGGATGGGAGGGGAAGCCCGGGGAAGCCCCACTGAAACCGCGGCGGCCGCCGCCTCCCCTGCGCGCTCCCCGGCTCCCCCGCCAGTGGGCGGCCCCTGCGCTCGGCTCTCGGGGCAGCGCGCTCGCTGGGTCCCCGCCTGCGGCTGCTCTGCGGCTCCAGGCTCGGCTTCCGACTCCCGCTCTCCGGCCCCGGGCTCCCGGCTACCGCCCGCAC GAAGTTCCCCTGAGAAGGCTCGCAGCTTCGTTTTGCCTCAGAACTGCCAGCCAGGCTCCACGCCCTGGCACACGGATTGGGGACAAAGGTGA